From Paenibacillus graminis:
GCATCCAGTGCTCCGAAGGGCTCATCCAAAAGCAAGAGCGTATTGCCGGCAGCCAGCGTCCGCAGCATAGCGATCCGCTGGCGCATTCCGCCGGACAGCTCATGCGGATAGCGCTGCTCTGTACCTTCCAGTCCAAAACGCTCCAGCAAATTACGGATACTTTTTACCGCTTCCGTTTTACTGCCTGTTCTGTTCAGCTCCCAGGGAAGCAGGCAGTTGTCCAGCACGGTTCTCCAGGGCAGCAGCAGATCCTGCTGGGGCATATAGGCAACCCGTCCCAGGCGTGATGAAGGATCGGCGGATGTCGTTCCCAGAACTTTAAGATCACCGCTGGTGTGCTGAAGCAAGCCGGCGATGATTTTGAATAATGTGCTTTTACCGCAGCCGCTGGCACCGACCAGAGAAATGAATTCCCCTTGGCGCACATCCATTGTCAGACCGCTGAATACCGGCGTCTCCGGAGATGTGCCGAAAGAATAGGACAGGTTCGTCATTGAGATCATATTCGTATGTACTAAGCCTCCTTTCATTGCGCGGCAACACAATAAAGACCCATCTGTCTCAAAGTGGAGACAAATGGGTCTGAAAGGTTCAGGCAGTAGACGTATAGCGGCACCGCTGATCGTTTCTGTTCCACTTCCCTCCGCTGGTATGATCCAGATCAGGTTCCAAGGGTCCGAAGCTTCAAGCTTCGTCTCAGTCGGCAGACTCCCCTAGTGAAATAGCAGGTCAATATTGATATTCGCAATTGCTAATTAATATAGCATATTCAGGCGGGTTGTCAAAGGATCTGTGCCGGAAAGGTTAAGTCCGTTGGATTCCAATGACGAACAGTGCGAGGACGCCCTTAGAGATTTCCTCTTTGGTAGAGCTGTGCAGCTTCTGTTGGTAGAGGTAGAGATCAGGGCTCAATACGGCAATAAGGGCGGTAGCGGCAAATTGCGGATCGACCGCAATCAGCAAGCCATCATCCGCGGCCCGCCGGATGCGCTGGGTCATCACTGCGTTCAGGCGGCGGAAAATCGGATGCTCGAACTGAGTAAGCTGTTTCTTGCCGGTGAACTCGGACTTAATCATCTGCAGCAGCTCAGCGTGCTGGTCTATGAAATCAACGACCTGCTCAATACTGCTCTGCAGGTCTTCCAACGGGGCAGAAGATCCGGCTGTGGCCTGCAGCTCCTGTTCCAGACGGGAAAGAAAACGCTCGGAGCTGGTTGAGAGCAAGGCAGAGCAGATTTCGCCTTTGTCCGTGAATCTGCGGTACAGCGAACCCTGGCCGATTCCCGCCCGCTTGGCGATGCTGAACATACTGACCGCCTCTAGGCCGTTCTCGGCAAACAATGCCTCTGCAGCCTCAAGAATCCGCTGGACATAAGGGTCCTGATAATCCCTGGCGGGTACCGGAGGTTCTTTTGCTGGTTTGTTGGTTGGTCTGCGGTCTGGTTCGTGTGAATTCATGGCAGGCTCCTTTCGGAAATGCAGCATCTATATTAGAAAAAAATGAAAATTAAATTGACAGTGCGGACAATTGTCCGTACACTGAAAAAGCAATACCGGACAATTGTCCGTTCGTATCATTTATTATATAGATAAAGCTGCGCAAAGGTCAATGTACGCCTACCGGAGCAGTTCAACTTAGGAGGAGATAGAAGATGGAGCAAGCGTTGAAGTCGGATGCCGATTTTCGCCTGTCAAGCATTCTGGTTCCGCTGCTGGCGATCATTGCCGGTGTGTTCATGGTGGTGCTGGACAGCACGGCGATGAATGTGGCTTTGTCCACACTAGTCAAGGATTTTCATACGGATCTAAATACTCTGCAATGGATCGTGACCGGATATATGCTGGCTCAGGCCTCAGTGATTCCGTTGTCCGGCTGGCTGTCTGACCGGTTCGGAGCCAAAACTGTTTTTCTCGCCGCAGTTATTGTATTCACCATCGGCTCTCTCCTCTGTGCCACCCCGAGCCGTGCGGAATGGCTAATTGCATTCCGTGTGCTGCAGGGACTGGGGGGAGGCTGTGTGCTTCCCGTTGGGATGGCTTACGTGTATAAGCTTGCTCCCAGGAGCAAGGTTGGCGTTGTTATGGGAATCATGGGGATTCCGGTGCTGTTTGCTCCGGCGATCGGCCCTGTACTGTCCGGCTGGCTTGTGGAGTACCATTCCTGGCGCTGGATTTTCCTCATTAATATTCCGATTGGCATCATTTGCCTGCTGATCGGTTCCCGGAAGCTGCCCAGATCAGAGCGGACCCAAGTACCGGGCATGGATAAGCTCGGGATGATTCTCGGGCCTCTGGCCTTTGCCTCCCTGTCGTACGGTGTCAGCCAAGGTGCGGATAGCTGGACCTCAGACAAAACACTGATCGGGTTATCCATGGGCGTGCTCGCCTTAATCGCTTTTGTGATTGCAGAGTTTCGCTCGGAGACCCCGCTGTTGGAACTGCGGATTCTGCGCTCCGGCGATTTCAGCACAGGCATTCTCGTACAATGGATTGCCCAGTTCGGCTTATACGGCGCATTGTTTCTGCTTCCGCAATTTCTCCAGCAGGCCCGCGGCTTCGGAGCTTTTGATACCGGTCTGACGATGCTGCCCCAAGCCATTGCATCCGGACTGATGATGCCCATTGCCGGGATTCTATTCGACAGGATAGGTGTCCGCTGGCTGGTGGTTTGCGGTCTTAGCCTTGTCTCTGGTGCCTTATTCCAATATTCGCATGCAGATCTTGCCACACAGAGCAAAGACCTGATCCTGCCGCTGATTATGTGCGGCGCGGGCATGGGGATGATGGTAATGCCTATGAATACCCATCTTCTGAACAAGGCCCCAAGCCACCTGGTGAACCGGGTTACTTCTCTGACCAACTCGATGCAGCAGGTAATCAACTCTCTGGCGGTATCGACACTGGTCACCATCCTGACCTCAAGGGCGGCAGCGCGCGGGGCGGAAATGCAAGAAGCTGCGGCTGCGGCCGGGAAGAATGCGGCGAATGCTTCTCCCGAAGCGTTGAAGCTAGCTGCACAAACTGTACTTGCCAAAGGGTTTGACGATACCTTTCACATCATGATCTTCGTAGCGCTGGGCGGTGCTGTGCTGGGTCTGCTGCTGCGGAGAGGGCGCAGAGTCAGACAAGACGGTTCTAAGACCGAGGTGCAGACTGAAATCATGCACGGATGATTTTTTATGAATACAAAACCCCGTTCACCGGATAGGTGCTAACGGGGTTTTGTCGTTTGAGAAATGATAAAATCATAAAAATGAAGAGATCCTGGAAGTTTAAGGTGATATAGGCGGTGCTTGAGGCTTGGGTACCATCCGCGTGGTGAAGCGGACAGATTGGACACCATCGGCGGAGTTTAAGGGGCAGGTTGGGTGCCATCAGGAGAGTATAGCGGACATGCAAACCAAAAGATGCTAATCTTGTCTCTTGCATAATATTTCCGGGCCTCGTGTCCTCGTGCACTCGAAGCCCCAGTAGCTCCGTAACCTCGCTTTGTTATTCAGTAGGGATATCCCTTAGCGCCTTCCGAAGAAGCAGCTGTACAGTGCCAGTTGGAAAAAGGGAACTTATTTATCCCCAAAATCAGCAAATGGAGAGCATGAAGTGGAAAAATGGACTTCCGTCAAGAAAGTGGACACAAAAAAATAGATTTAGGCAGTCTTTCTCTTCTTGAACTTCGCTGCAAATTGGGCAGGGGAAACATAACCCAGCGCACTGTGGATTCGCTTGCGATTATAAAAAAATTCAATGTACTGGAACATCTCGTCCTGCGCGTGCTGCTTCGTTTTGAACTTGGTGCAATAAACAAACTCTTTCTTTAGTACGCTATGAAAGGATTCGATGCAGGCATTATCATAGCAATTTCCCTTACGGCTCATGCTCGCCTTCATGTGATATTTTTTTAGACGTTTACGGTAATCGGCAGAGGCGTACTGTGATCCCCGATCGGAGTGATGGATGAGTCCCTTTGGGGGCCGCTTGGCCTTGTAGGCGTCGTCCAGTGCGCCCAGTACCAGATCCGTCGTCATTCGTTCCTCCAGTCTCCAGCCGACAATTTCTCTCGTGCAGAGGTCGAGCACACTGGCCAGGTACAGCCTACCTTGCCGGCAGGGAATGTAGGTAATGTCTGTGACCCAGACTTTGTTAGGCTCGGCCGTCGCAAATTTTTGATTCAGCAGATTGGGAGCAATGGGCAAATTGTGATTGGAATCCGTCGTTTTTACACGAAACCGCTTGGCTACACAGGAACGTAATCCGAGCTCTCGCATGTATTTTCCTACCGTCCGCTCGCTAATGGTGAACCCTTCTTTCAGCAAAAGCTCGGTAATTTTGGGGCTACCATAACGTTGTCTGTTGTCCTTGAAATGATAGATGATCCGCCGGAGCACCAGCGCCTTACGCTCGGCTTGAGGGCTCGAGGTAGCGCTTCGCCATTTGTAATACCCGCTCCGGGACACTTCAAAAACGCTGCACATCTTCTCCATTCGAAACTCGGAGCGATGATCTTCGATGAACTGAAATCTCAGTTCTTTGGTTTGCTGAAGATGTGCACAGCTTTTTTTACGATGACGAGCTCCTCTTCGACGTCTGCAATTCGCTGCGCCCTTGCCTGTAATTCTTTTTCTTGTTCCGCCAGTCGCTGCTCAAGTTCGCGAACCTTTTCCGCACTGTTTACAGGTTCATTCCCGAACTCCCGATACTTTGCCAGCCAGTTGTGCAGTACGCCAGGGGAGATGCCCAGCTCCTCCCCAATCTCCGTCACCGTCTTCGTCTGTTCCTGAATGTACTTGACCGCTTCTCTTTTAAATTTTTCATTATACCGTTGCCGTTGTTCACCCATGTGAACACCTCCTCGTTAAGTTCATTATTCATACTCTCTTAACGGGTGTCCACTTTTTATTCTACTTTCAAAAGGAAACTTAACTGGGCATTATTAGCTCGTCGGGAGTGATGTAAGCTAAATTAGTTGCCCTTTTTCCACTTTACCTGTGGAGAATAGGGAGTTCGAGCAAATTAGTTATCCTTTTTCCACTTAAATTGGCCGAAGGATTATATGGTTTGTTGGCCAAACGTTATTTTGGCCGTATGTACTCTTTTTCCCGCTGGTGGATTTAGCGGTGTTTTGGGCAAACTAACACAACTCGGCCTGTAAATTCGGAGGCCTGGGACTATTAAAACGGTTACAAATATAATTCCGATGTTTATAATCGGAAAAGTTCTTGACTCCGCTGACACGCCGGTGTTACTATTCAACTTGCCGGGAAAGCCGGAATATACAGAGATGATGAGAGGGGTTAACTATTATGAAAAAACTAAGTCTGACTATCCTGATGCTGCTTACGGTGGTACTGGTAGCGGCATGCGGCAATAATACCAAAAATACGGCAGGAAATAATACAGCTGCCAAATCCTCTGCGGCTCCGGCTGCAGAAGCTTCAGCTCCTGCGGCACAGAACAGTCTTGATGCGGTCAAAGCAAGCGGCAAGCTCCGTATCGGAACTGAGGGCACCTATGCACCGTTTACTTTCCATGATGCCTCTGGCAAACTTACCGGATTTGATGTGGAAATCGCTGAAGAGGTGGCCAAGCGGCTGGGAGTAAAAGCGGAATTTTTTGAAACCCAATGGGACGGCATTTTTGCCGGGATGGATGCCAAGCGCTTTGATGTTATTTTCAATGAAGTTTCGATTACGGATGAGCGTAAGGTGAAATATGATTTCTCCGATCCGTACATTGTCTCCAAGGCGGTATTGATCGTTGGTGAGAAGAATGAAGATATTAAGACTTTTGCTGACCTGAAAGGCAAAAAAGCCGGCCAGTCTCTTACCAGTAATCTGTCCGATATCGCCCGCGAGAACGGTGCGGAGATTGTGGTTACCGACGGATTCAACCAGGCGATTGACCTGTTGACCTCCGGCCGGATTGATGCAACCGTGAATGACGGACTGTCCTACCTGGATCTGAAGAAGCAGAAGCCGGATGTTAAGATTAAAGTTGTCGACGAAATCCCCGAGGGTTCCCAGAGCGCTGCTGTCTTCCTCAAGGGCAACGATGAGCTGGTAGCGGCAGTGAGCGAAGCGTTGACAGCAATGAAAAGCGACGGCACGTACCTGAAGATTTCCGAGAAATA
This genomic window contains:
- a CDS encoding ABC transporter ATP-binding protein is translated as MKGGLVHTNMISMTNLSYSFGTSPETPVFSGLTMDVRQGEFISLVGASGCGKSTLFKIIAGLLQHTSGDLKVLGTTSADPSSRLGRVAYMPQQDLLLPWRTVLDNCLLPWELNRTGSKTEAVKSIRNLLERFGLEGTEQRYPHELSGGMRQRIAMLRTLAAGNTLLLLDEPFGALDAITKRGLHRWLLELWGSLEQTVLFITHDLEEALLLSDRIYLMSGGAGGGVQEFLVDLPRPRHYRMNYEPHFAALRADLERRLYDTHLS
- a CDS encoding TetR/AcrR family transcriptional regulator; protein product: MNSHEPDRRPTNKPAKEPPVPARDYQDPYVQRILEAAEALFAENGLEAVSMFSIAKRAGIGQGSLYRRFTDKGEICSALLSTSSERFLSRLEQELQATAGSSAPLEDLQSSIEQVVDFIDQHAELLQMIKSEFTGKKQLTQFEHPIFRRLNAVMTQRIRRAADDGLLIAVDPQFAATALIAVLSPDLYLYQQKLHSSTKEEISKGVLALFVIGIQRT
- a CDS encoding DHA2 family efflux MFS transporter permease subunit, whose product is MEQALKSDADFRLSSILVPLLAIIAGVFMVVLDSTAMNVALSTLVKDFHTDLNTLQWIVTGYMLAQASVIPLSGWLSDRFGAKTVFLAAVIVFTIGSLLCATPSRAEWLIAFRVLQGLGGGCVLPVGMAYVYKLAPRSKVGVVMGIMGIPVLFAPAIGPVLSGWLVEYHSWRWIFLINIPIGIICLLIGSRKLPRSERTQVPGMDKLGMILGPLAFASLSYGVSQGADSWTSDKTLIGLSMGVLALIAFVIAEFRSETPLLELRILRSGDFSTGILVQWIAQFGLYGALFLLPQFLQQARGFGAFDTGLTMLPQAIASGLMMPIAGILFDRIGVRWLVVCGLSLVSGALFQYSHADLATQSKDLILPLIMCGAGMGMMVMPMNTHLLNKAPSHLVNRVTSLTNSMQQVINSLAVSTLVTILTSRAAARGAEMQEAAAAAGKNAANASPEALKLAAQTVLAKGFDDTFHIMIFVALGGAVLGLLLRRGRRVRQDGSKTEVQTEIMHG
- a CDS encoding IS3 family transposase, which translates into the protein MTGKGAANCRRRRGARHRKKSCAHLQQTKELRFQFIEDHRSEFRMEKMCSVFEVSRSGYYKWRSATSSPQAERKALVLRRIIYHFKDNRQRYGSPKITELLLKEGFTISERTVGKYMRELGLRSCVAKRFRVKTTDSNHNLPIAPNLLNQKFATAEPNKVWVTDITYIPCRQGRLYLASVLDLCTREIVGWRLEERMTTDLVLGALDDAYKAKRPPKGLIHHSDRGSQYASADYRKRLKKYHMKASMSRKGNCYDNACIESFHSVLKKEFVYCTKFKTKQHAQDEMFQYIEFFYNRKRIHSALGYVSPAQFAAKFKKRKTA
- a CDS encoding transposase, encoding MGEQRQRYNEKFKREAVKYIQEQTKTVTEIGEELGISPGVLHNWLAKYREFGNEPVNSAEKVRELEQRLAEQEKELQARAQRIADVEEELVIVKKAVHIFSKPKN
- a CDS encoding amino acid ABC transporter substrate-binding protein, whose translation is MKKLSLTILMLLTVVLVAACGNNTKNTAGNNTAAKSSAAPAAEASAPAAQNSLDAVKASGKLRIGTEGTYAPFTFHDASGKLTGFDVEIAEEVAKRLGVKAEFFETQWDGIFAGMDAKRFDVIFNEVSITDERKVKYDFSDPYIVSKAVLIVGEKNEDIKTFADLKGKKAGQSLTSNLSDIARENGAEIVVTDGFNQAIDLLTSGRIDATVNDGLSYLDLKKQKPDVKIKVVDEIPEGSQSAAVFLKGNDELVAAVSEALTAMKSDGTYLKISEKYFGADVSK